In the Mycolicibacter minnesotensis genome, CATCAGTACGCCCCCGTTTGGTTCGGTGAATTGGCTCCGATACAAGCTACCGGCGCAGGCCCGAGTCTGCTCGGGCGGGTCATTCGGTGTCGATGACGCCGTAGGTCTGTGCCGCCGGGGTGAACAATCGGGCCAGGTCGGCCGCCACGTCGTGATCGGACTCCGGCGGCATGGAGACATAACTCATGGCCAGCCTCACGACGGCGCGGGCCAGGATGCCGGCGTCGTCTTCACTGACCTTGACCCAGCTGTGCATGAACGACGAGGTGAGTCGTTGCGAGCTGCGGGTGATGATCGGCCCGCTGTCGGTGGTGATGATCTGCAGCAGGTCCGGTTTGGCAGCCCCGGTCAGCAACGAGATCACCAACGGGTCGGCGGCGGAGTCAGAGAAGAAGGTCCGAAACCCCTCCAGGAATGCGGCGTGAATGTCACCGACGTTGTCGGTCATGGCGTTCTCGACTGCGTCGACCAAGCGGTCGGCGAGCCGGACCGCATAGCCCTGGGCAAGGCCCTGTCGGGAACCGAATTCGTTGTAGATGGTCTGCCTGCTGACCCCGGCCGCCTCCGCGACCGCCGCCAACGTGATCGAGGACCAGTCGCGCCGGGTGAGCAGCTCCCGCATCGCGTCCAACACCGAGTCGCGCAGCACCGCCCGTGATGCCTCGGCGTAGGAAGTGCGTTTCACCGTCGTCACGTTAGCGCCTGCCCCGCCGCGCACTGCAGATCCGTATAACTTGAGTGCACAACGCACTCAGGGATGGGCACGACCGCGATGACGACTGCAGGCTCGGCCACTGGTAGACGGCCGCGTACCGCCGTTGGGGTCCGCGACTACGCGACGGGCTTGGCCTTCGCCCACCTGCTGACCAGCGCCGAGGCCACCGCCGTGGTGGTATCGCTCAATGATGAGACTGCGGTCGGGCCTAACCGCCTGCTGCATTGGCCGAATCTTGCCCTGGTCACAGCGCTGGTTGCGTTGGGGACGTTGACGGTCGCGGTCGCGGGCGCAGTGAGTATCGCGCCGTCGGTGCGTTGGTACGCGGCCGGTCAGATGCCCGATTCCCGGCAGTGCCAGGCGGCGATCAACATCTTGCGGCGCCAGTCGCTGATCGTGTTCGGAACGTGGCTGGTGAGCGGTGTCATCGCATTGGCCGTGTTCCACTCCGACAACGTCGGACTGATCGTGTTGCTCAGCACTGTGATCGTCTTCGGCGGGACGGCGTCGGTGAGCACCAGCATGCTGTTCACCCAGCGCACCTTCCGCCCGATGATGGCGCTGGCCTGGCAGGGTTCCGGCGTCCGCGTCGCCGCCCCAGGGGTGCTGACCCGGTTGGTGACCATGTGGTTCGT is a window encoding:
- the alkX gene encoding TetR family transcriptional regulator AlkX — translated: MKRTSYAEASRAVLRDSVLDAMRELLTRRDWSSITLAAVAEAAGVSRQTIYNEFGSRQGLAQGYAVRLADRLVDAVENAMTDNVGDIHAAFLEGFRTFFSDSAADPLVISLLTGAAKPDLLQIITTDSGPIITRSSQRLTSSFMHSWVKVSEDDAGILARAVVRLAMSYVSMPPESDHDVAADLARLFTPAAQTYGVIDTE